From a single Hymenobacter sp. YIM 151500-1 genomic region:
- a CDS encoding 3-oxoacyl-ACP synthase III family protein: MYIHHVAAYLPAEIITNEHFTRLNGLSHEWITERTGIRTRRKATPGENTNTMAVEATRRALAGAPAFPAADVDLIVGATYTPHDTIYTVAHAVQRELQVSDIPVVSVSSACSSLLNAVEIVEGYFALGKARRALVVVSEHNTAYNNEHDTVAGHLWGDGAATLLLSPERLAPTDLHVRTVLTGGAGNVGKADASVTLKPVERGIVMPHGKDVFTHACQYMSRVTQQVLERNGLSVADVAYLIPHQANLRITRNVVQQLGLPEERAVSNIEELGNTGCAGAAIALADIWPRLQPSEQVVVTVFGGGYSYGAMLLGR, encoded by the coding sequence GTGTACATTCACCACGTTGCGGCCTACCTGCCCGCCGAAATCATTACCAACGAACATTTTACCCGCCTCAACGGACTTTCGCACGAGTGGATAACGGAGCGCACCGGCATCCGGACCCGGCGCAAAGCAACGCCCGGCGAAAACACCAACACCATGGCCGTCGAAGCTACCCGCCGTGCCCTGGCGGGTGCCCCGGCCTTCCCGGCTGCGGACGTTGACCTCATCGTGGGCGCTACTTACACCCCGCACGACACCATCTACACCGTAGCTCACGCCGTGCAGCGCGAATTGCAGGTGTCTGATATTCCGGTGGTGAGCGTGTCGTCGGCCTGCTCGTCGCTGCTGAATGCCGTGGAAATTGTGGAAGGCTACTTTGCCTTGGGCAAGGCCCGCCGGGCCCTGGTGGTGGTGAGTGAGCACAATACCGCCTACAACAACGAGCACGACACCGTGGCGGGCCACCTCTGGGGCGACGGCGCGGCCACTCTGCTGCTGAGCCCGGAGCGCCTCGCTCCCACCGACCTGCACGTGCGCACCGTACTGACCGGCGGGGCCGGCAACGTGGGCAAGGCCGACGCGTCGGTGACGCTGAAGCCGGTGGAGCGCGGCATTGTAATGCCCCACGGCAAAGACGTATTCACGCACGCCTGCCAGTACATGTCCCGCGTAACCCAGCAGGTGCTGGAACGCAACGGCCTCTCCGTCGCCGACGTGGCCTACCTGATTCCGCACCAGGCCAACCTGCGCATTACCCGCAACGTGGTGCAGCAGCTGGGCCTGCCCGAGGAGCGGGCCGTGTCCAACATCGAGGAATTGGGCAACACGGGCTGCGCCGGTGCCGCCATTGCCCTGGCCGATATCTGGCCCCGCCTCCAGCCCTCCGAGCAGGTGGTCGTCACCGTGTTCGGCGGCGGCTATTCCTACGGAGCTATGCTGCTGGGGCGGTAA
- a CDS encoding matrixin family metalloprotease, whose amino-acid sequence MQRIATFLLLLTAAAASQAQPQPAAPSGPVTHCLLTPVAPAARAAEAALVLEAEVLGSQGFRAADGRIFTAHQLRVYKVLKGSAPGSELTLLTEGGTVGLDQQQLTNTLRLAAGEQGVFFLRASAQPAPGGPAWEVYASQQGFVRYDLTTATAADPFRTYPQLNADFYKAVAASTAAVPQEVQPNPALAAALARRQPTAAKGAAPVISTLAPLTLTAGTGQVLTISGSGFGAARGTVEFRNANDGGNTFTRVQDGDYVAWTDTQIRVRVPSNSATGDPAGTGVVRVTTSGLVAALSAVPVVVTYAATNVQDSRTGQRVVAGHQDQNGAGGLSFRFESSLNANTAASAAFQRALAAWRCQTGINWALGTPRTGRGPADDGENAVGFDSGGELPTGVLGRTTSYYRGCYQPDGTVRFSVHEVDMQLDDAAPWQFGPGSPVGSQLDFESVVLHELGHAQQLSHLILPAAVMHYAIGRGQRSRTLAQASDIAGGRFVLRTKSFVPGSCGPAPMLPAPLTGQVARNLGSAGAEVQWTTRAECFVQEFVVERAPVDTTAGWQRVGAVAAGAASGQYRLPDPRPLPGLSYYRLRLRRPDGTLDNARPVLVTDDATLATDGLRFFPNPLTDADNNLQLQYLGTGAGTLTLRFYDAVGRYLGGTLLDYQQGVNVLRLAPPGLLRAGWYIVRWNDSAGASGRARLVRVR is encoded by the coding sequence ATGCAACGCATAGCTACTTTCTTGTTACTGCTGACGGCCGCAGCCGCCAGCCAGGCCCAACCCCAACCAGCCGCGCCTTCGGGCCCCGTAACCCATTGCCTGCTGACGCCGGTAGCCCCGGCCGCACGTGCCGCCGAGGCTGCCCTAGTGCTCGAAGCCGAAGTGCTCGGCAGCCAAGGGTTTCGGGCAGCCGATGGGCGTATCTTCACGGCCCACCAGCTGCGGGTATATAAGGTGTTGAAAGGCTCCGCGCCGGGTTCCGAACTGACCCTGCTGACCGAAGGCGGCACCGTGGGCCTCGACCAGCAGCAGCTAACTAACACGCTGCGCCTGGCGGCCGGCGAGCAGGGCGTATTTTTTCTGCGCGCCTCGGCCCAACCTGCCCCCGGCGGCCCGGCTTGGGAAGTGTATGCCAGCCAGCAAGGCTTCGTGCGCTACGACCTGACCACGGCCACCGCCGCCGACCCATTTCGGACGTATCCGCAGCTGAATGCCGATTTTTATAAAGCAGTAGCAGCTTCTACCGCTGCCGTGCCCCAGGAGGTGCAGCCCAATCCGGCCCTGGCGGCAGCCCTGGCCCGCCGCCAGCCCACCGCGGCCAAAGGTGCGGCCCCGGTTATCAGCACGCTGGCCCCGCTGACCCTAACGGCCGGCACAGGGCAGGTGCTGACCATCAGCGGCTCGGGCTTCGGGGCGGCGCGCGGCACGGTGGAGTTTCGCAATGCCAACGACGGCGGCAACACCTTCACGCGGGTGCAGGACGGCGACTACGTAGCTTGGACCGACACCCAGATTCGGGTGCGGGTACCTTCCAATAGCGCCACCGGCGACCCGGCCGGGACGGGCGTGGTGCGCGTCACCACGTCGGGGCTGGTGGCGGCGCTGAGCGCCGTGCCGGTGGTCGTCACCTACGCGGCCACCAACGTGCAGGACTCGCGCACGGGCCAGCGCGTGGTGGCGGGCCACCAGGACCAGAACGGTGCCGGCGGCCTCTCGTTCCGGTTTGAAAGCAGCTTGAACGCCAACACCGCCGCCAGCGCCGCCTTTCAGCGGGCCTTGGCGGCGTGGCGCTGCCAAACCGGCATCAACTGGGCGCTGGGCACGCCCCGCACCGGCCGCGGCCCCGCCGACGACGGCGAAAACGCCGTGGGCTTCGACAGCGGCGGCGAGCTGCCGACGGGCGTGCTGGGCCGCACCACCAGCTACTACCGCGGCTGCTACCAGCCCGACGGCACCGTGCGTTTCAGCGTGCACGAGGTTGACATGCAGCTCGATGATGCCGCACCCTGGCAGTTTGGGCCCGGCAGCCCGGTAGGCAGTCAGCTGGATTTTGAGTCGGTGGTGCTGCACGAGCTGGGGCACGCCCAGCAGCTTTCCCACCTGATTTTGCCTGCGGCCGTGATGCACTATGCTATTGGCCGCGGGCAGCGCAGCCGCACCCTGGCCCAGGCCAGCGACATTGCCGGCGGCCGGTTTGTGCTGCGCACCAAAAGCTTCGTGCCGGGCTCCTGCGGGCCGGCACCCATGCTGCCCGCCCCGCTGACGGGGCAGGTGGCCCGCAACCTGGGCAGCGCCGGCGCCGAGGTGCAGTGGACCACCCGCGCCGAGTGCTTTGTGCAGGAGTTTGTGGTGGAGCGGGCTCCGGTTGATACCACGGCTGGCTGGCAGCGGGTGGGCGCCGTGGCAGCCGGCGCCGCCAGCGGGCAATACCGCCTCCCGGACCCCCGGCCCCTGCCGGGCCTGAGCTACTACCGCCTGCGCCTGCGCCGCCCCGATGGTACGTTGGACAACGCCCGCCCCGTGCTCGTCACCGACGACGCCACCCTGGCTACCGACGGCCTGCGCTTCTTCCCCAACCCCCTCACCGACGCCGACAACAACCTACAGCTGCAATACCTCGGCACCGGCGCCGGCACGCTCACCCTGCGGTTCTACGACGCGGTGGGCCGCTACCTGGGCGGCACTCTGCTGGACTATCAGCAGGGCGTGAACGTGCTGCGCCTGGCGCCGCCCGGCCTGCTGCGGGCCGGCTGGTACATCGTGCGCTGGAACGACTCGGCCGGGGCCAGCGGCCGGGCCCGGCTGGTGCGGGTGCGGTGA